In Penaeus vannamei isolate JL-2024 chromosome 24, ASM4276789v1, whole genome shotgun sequence, the genomic stretch GACTACACAATATCCCGATTTAGTCTTCCATACACTGCGTGTGGGTCTTCCAGTTTTGAAAAATTAccacgtgtgtgtacgtggtgtTATAGCATAGTGGTATACATTTGCGTAAGGTGaggcttttctttcatttcttttccatttgttGCACTTGTTTGACCTGTGATCACCCATGACCTAGAGCTTCAGTTCATGTCTTTTTCATATCAGGATGACAGTTTTTCTGATGTTAGGCCTCTTAATTGCCCAGTGTTAGGATTAACTGTCGTGAAGCTAATCACATTTTTCCTTAGAGCTAACCCCAAGACTGTCCTCATGTAGAGAATAGTTTAAATCCCTGGGTTAGGGAGCGAGGTTTGTGAACCCTCTTCGTGGTTTTCCAGAGGCTACCTGATATCTCCTTCAATTTATTTTCCACCCCCTCGGAAGCCATACAAGATTCTGTAACCACTGACTAGACctgttctctttccccctccctgaaatggttgtatttttcattttagcAGAAGCCAAGTGGCATTATTTTTCATATGTTGTACATTGTTTGTCTTTTTGGTAGGGAGGATTTATGacctcattatatttattgtataattTCAATTCACTAGAAAAATAAATGACGAAAGACATCCATCACCACCTTACAGTCAACTAGTTTTCATAATATGCAGATGATATACATTTTATGACTCTGTTTgctctgtatatatgcacacacacacacacacacacacacacacacacacacacacacacacacacacacacacacacacacacacacacacacacacacacacacacacacacacacacacacacacacacacacacacacacacacacacacacacacacacacaaatgtatacatacatacatacatacatacatacattcatactgacatacatatgcacatgcatacatatatacatacatatatacatacatacatacgtacatacatacatacattcatgcatgcatacatacatacactcatacatacatacatacatgcatacatacatacatacatacatacatacatacatacatacatacatacatacatacatacatacatacatacatacatacatacatacatacatacatacataatacatgtacatatataagaagCTACATTCATTTTTACATATGCAAACTATTATtttgatatgatattgatatattttttcttttaacatttaAAAGGCTATTCACCTTGCAATATTCCATGCAAAAAGGCTTACTTATATACGTCtatgatatattattatctacAACATATCTCATATTCCTGATTATTTCGCAAAAGTACTTGGGCTATGCTTGATTACTTCACCATGAGTTTATATTTTCAGACGGTTCCTAAAGTCAAACCCTGCTAAAATGGGGGATGCAGAGTACAACATTCTATTATGTCATGGGTCCAGTAAATACGAGCTGGTGGTTTGGGGTGCCATGACCTTGGCGGACTTGGCCAGTAAGGTAAGTTTGTGCGAGATGCGTGTATTAAGCTTCTTTATTTCCTTAAAATGCTTGGAATAGTGTCTAATGTGtgattattttattgattattcttGACATTTGGAGGATAGTCAAGATATATGGCAATTcaatgaattaataatgataatcttattgaATTGATTTTTGATATCTGCTTATTGAGAAAATGATATATTTCCATATCAGATTGACATCGCTATGagtttatattatacattatgcattagtttatcattttatttttctttatatatattatttgtacatatattagtTGACAATTGCATCCCACTCAGAGTGCACTTTTCCTTAATCCCTTACCCTTACAGATTGAGGCAGTGACTCATATCTCGCAAGCCAGTATGAAGATCATATTCAAAGGGAAAAACCTGGCCGACCCAGGCGTGACCCTTGCCAGCTACGGCATTGGGCCTGGGGCAAAGGTTATGGTGTTGGGGAAGAAATATGACCCTGAGGACGATGCTAGTTATCAAGCTGTGGCGCAGGTAGGGAAGTGTCTCAttgtctttttatgtatatatgattatagttaATGTATGTCGGTTTTGTAATTGTATACACTTTCATGTTCTTTTACTTTGTTGCAAATAGGAAATCAATTTA encodes the following:
- the LOC113817095 gene encoding BAG family molecular chaperone regulator 1 isoform X1 — its product is MWLFGSLELEGNDLGVFCDYTISRFSLPYTACGSSSFEKLPRVCTWCYSIVVYICVRRFLKSNPAKMGDAEYNILLCHGSSKYELVVWGAMTLADLASKIEAVTHISQASMKIIFKGKNLADPGVTLASYGIGPGAKVMVLGKKYDPEDDASYQAVAQIDYSCSEVEKKLNDLLPEVDSIANGYMEPHLCGEALGKLKKQLLGVNEEFMRLLERLDGISFEENQAPARQKRKSVVQRIQHLMERTDQVQENINHLIKSYS